In Mycobacterium gallinarum, a single window of DNA contains:
- a CDS encoding enoyl-CoA hydratase/isomerase family protein, with translation MTATIEFEVSGHVATVTLDRPAQMNSFNQAMANEITAAWQRVREDDDIHVAIVRANGERAFCTGIDVSAGRWWGDEPVFNQEDPGAHLGPKSHQVWKPVIAALHGMVAGGAMYFVNECDFAICADNTTFFDPHANGGVVSALEPMGMLALGVPYGDVMRWALLGSEERITAPTALRLGLVTEIVPDDELRYRAAELAAEIAARRPLAVQGTVRAMWEARDMSPSMRQRVGMSYTHIGNDYSTSTDSRANKRPPRFR, from the coding sequence ATGACGGCAACCATCGAATTCGAAGTGTCGGGTCACGTTGCGACCGTGACGCTTGATCGTCCCGCGCAGATGAACAGCTTCAACCAGGCCATGGCCAACGAGATCACCGCGGCGTGGCAGCGGGTGCGCGAGGACGACGACATCCATGTTGCGATCGTGCGGGCGAACGGTGAGCGGGCGTTCTGCACGGGCATCGACGTCTCGGCGGGACGGTGGTGGGGGGACGAACCTGTCTTCAACCAGGAGGATCCCGGCGCGCACCTCGGCCCCAAATCACATCAGGTCTGGAAACCGGTGATCGCCGCGCTGCACGGGATGGTCGCGGGCGGCGCAATGTATTTCGTCAACGAGTGCGATTTCGCGATCTGCGCCGACAACACCACGTTCTTCGACCCACACGCCAACGGCGGCGTCGTCTCGGCACTGGAGCCGATGGGAATGCTTGCATTGGGCGTCCCCTACGGCGATGTCATGCGGTGGGCGCTGCTGGGCAGTGAGGAACGCATCACGGCTCCGACGGCGCTTCGTCTCGGACTCGTGACCGAGATCGTGCCTGACGACGAGTTACGTTATCGTGCAGCAGAACTCGCTGCTGAAATTGCCGCCCGCCGACCCCTCGCGGTCCAGGGCACTGTGCGCGCGATGTGGGAGGCAAGGGATATGTCGCCGAGTATGCGACAACGCGTTGGCATGTCCTACACCCACATCGGCAATGACTACTCCACCAGCACCGATTCGCGGGCGAACAAGCGCCCGCCGCGGTTTCGCTGA